A window of Fluoribacter dumoffii NY 23 contains these coding sequences:
- a CDS encoding ParA family protein, which translates to MAKVIAIANQKGGVGKTTTAINLAASLAANRQQVLLIDLDPQGNATMGSGVDKSQLVHTTNDVLLHDCLAEQACLATTCGYDLIPGNDDLTVAEVSLMERNHRETFLYKALQPIQNNYDFVLIDCPPALNTLTINAFVAADSVLIPMQCEYYALEGLAALLSTIEQVKASVNPRLHLEGLLRTMYDARNRLCSEVSKQLIEHFPTKVYRTVVPRNVRLAEAPSHGLPALHYDKTSPGAAAYMVLASELINKQTVVG; encoded by the coding sequence ATGGCAAAAGTTATAGCCATTGCCAACCAAAAAGGTGGAGTAGGCAAAACTACTACCGCTATTAATTTAGCTGCCTCTTTGGCCGCCAACAGACAACAGGTTTTACTGATTGATCTGGATCCCCAAGGTAATGCAACCATGGGTAGCGGTGTTGATAAAAGTCAGTTGGTGCATACTACTAATGATGTTTTATTGCATGATTGCCTTGCAGAACAGGCATGTCTTGCCACAACATGTGGCTATGATTTAATTCCTGGCAATGACGATTTAACCGTTGCAGAAGTAAGCCTGATGGAACGCAATCATCGTGAAACATTCTTATATAAGGCATTGCAACCAATTCAAAACAATTATGATTTTGTGTTAATTGATTGTCCTCCAGCGTTAAATACACTGACAATCAATGCATTTGTAGCTGCTGACTCGGTCCTTATTCCGATGCAATGTGAATATTACGCCCTGGAAGGATTAGCTGCATTGCTTTCAACTATCGAGCAGGTTAAAGCTTCAGTAAACCCACGCTTGCACCTTGAAGGACTGTTACGAACTATGTACGATGCTCGAAATCGCTTGTGTTCCGAGGTATCCAAGCAACTTATAGAACACTTTCCAACCAAGGTCTATAGAACCGTAGTACCACGTAATGTCAGACTTGCTGAAGCGCCAAGTCATGGACTGCCCGCATTACATTACGATAAAACATCACCCGGGGCAGCAGCCTACATGGTCCTTGCTTCCGAATTAATTAATAAACAGACTGTTGTAGGATGA
- the ctaD gene encoding cytochrome c oxidase subunit I: MSSYTLAHDEKHDDHGPEQGKGVLGFIKRWLFTTNHKDIGTLYLWLAMISFFLAGGMALLIRAELFQPGHRFVDPNFFNQMTTLHGLIMLFGVVMPAFTGMANWQIPMMIGAPDMALPRLNNWSFWILPFAFTLLLSTTFHAGGGPNFGWTMYAPLSTTYAPPSTDFMIFSIHMMGISSIMGSINIIATILNLRAPGMTLMKMPMFVWTWLITAFLLIAIMPVLAGAVTMMLADRHFGTSFFSAAGGGDPILFQHVFWFFGHPEVYVLVLPAFGVISEVIPTFSRKPLFGYYFMVYATVSIAILSFIVWAHHMFTTGIPLGAELFFMYTTMLIAVPTGIKVFNWVSTMFRGSMTFETPMLFALAFVFLFTIGGFTGLMLALVPADFQYQDSYFVVAHFHYVLVPGVIFALFSATYYWLPKWTGHMYNECLGKWHFWLSVISVNVAFFPMHFLGLAGMPRRIPDYALQFANFNMVSSVGAFIFGFTQILFLYNVIATIRKKGTKKDIAAGRAWEGAYGLEWTLPSPPPYHTFTTPPKLDL, encoded by the coding sequence ATGAGTAGTTATACATTAGCACATGATGAAAAACATGACGATCATGGTCCTGAGCAAGGTAAGGGCGTTTTGGGTTTTATAAAACGCTGGTTGTTTACTACAAACCACAAAGATATTGGTACCTTGTATTTATGGCTGGCCATGATCAGTTTCTTTTTAGCAGGTGGCATGGCGTTGCTTATTCGAGCCGAATTATTTCAGCCTGGACATCGCTTTGTTGACCCTAATTTCTTCAACCAAATGACCACGCTCCATGGCCTGATTATGTTATTTGGCGTGGTAATGCCAGCATTTACCGGAATGGCTAACTGGCAAATTCCCATGATGATTGGTGCGCCAGATATGGCTTTGCCGCGTTTAAATAACTGGAGCTTCTGGATTCTACCTTTTGCGTTCACTTTACTACTTTCAACCACATTTCATGCTGGCGGCGGACCTAACTTTGGTTGGACGATGTATGCACCTTTATCTACAACATATGCTCCCCCCAGTACTGATTTTATGATTTTCTCGATTCATATGATGGGTATTTCATCCATTATGGGTTCAATCAATATTATCGCGACTATATTGAATTTACGTGCACCCGGTATGACTTTGATGAAAATGCCTATGTTCGTATGGACTTGGTTAATTACGGCCTTTTTATTGATTGCAATCATGCCTGTACTGGCCGGGGCGGTAACAATGATGTTGGCTGATCGCCATTTTGGTACCAGCTTTTTCAGCGCCGCAGGTGGTGGGGATCCCATACTTTTTCAACATGTGTTCTGGTTTTTTGGACATCCGGAAGTATACGTCCTTGTCTTACCCGCTTTTGGAGTGATTTCAGAAGTAATTCCAACGTTTAGCCGTAAACCTTTATTTGGCTATTATTTCATGGTGTATGCAACGGTCAGTATTGCCATATTGTCCTTTATTGTGTGGGCCCACCATATGTTTACAACAGGTATACCCTTGGGAGCAGAATTGTTCTTTATGTATACCACCATGCTCATTGCAGTTCCTACCGGAATTAAAGTGTTTAACTGGGTAAGTACCATGTTCAGAGGTTCGATGACCTTTGAAACCCCCATGCTTTTTGCATTGGCATTTGTATTTTTGTTTACCATTGGTGGCTTTACAGGACTGATGTTGGCTTTGGTCCCCGCAGATTTCCAATACCAGGACAGTTATTTCGTGGTTGCACATTTCCATTATGTTCTGGTTCCAGGAGTAATTTTCGCCCTGTTTTCTGCCACTTACTACTGGTTGCCTAAATGGACTGGTCATATGTATAACGAATGCCTTGGTAAATGGCATTTCTGGTTGTCAGTAATTTCTGTGAATGTGGCCTTTTTCCCTATGCACTTCCTAGGACTGGCCGGTATGCCAAGAAGAATTCCTGACTATGCATTGCAGTTTGCTAATTTTAATATGGTTTCTTCAGTTGGAGCATTTATTTTTGGTTTTACCCAAATTCTGTTCTTATACAATGTCATCGCGACAATCAGAAAGAAAGGGACAAAAAAGGACATTGCTGCTGGCAGGGCTTGGGAGGGTGCATATGGTTTGGAATGGACATTACCTTCTCCGCCTCCATATCACACATTTACAACCCCGCCCAAGTTGGATTTATAG
- a CDS encoding BatD family protein produces MKKLIIIGFFCFLSTLVYADVHVQVNSSQIGIDDSLQLTLTQDNLQNGGIPDLTPLQKDFIILGTERRMNYSIINGQTQSSSEWTVTLKPKKEGKLTIPAIKIGREYTNPVLIDVTPGSASQQTSATNAASPQHNQGLYLTTKVDRKNPYVNQQIIYTVTLYNSKHLLDASYQGPQVENGLIIQLGENKRSQIQKNGQTYLVEEQNYAIFPQKSGTLKIKPPVFTALIYDFNPERVKATDKAMNIKVQPIPKEYSGKIWLPAKGVKLFEEYENSEPTITQGNTLIRNVIIEGVGIPAQLLPTLNLGETDGVSVYPEKGKDKNRVTQGELIGRTQIKVTYLFNKAGKITIPELKLPWFNTETGKEEIATLPAKTLEVIASSTGPAANTNQSAVVKNQETLLPKEITAEPASSTQFNWGWLVAALFAFTWLLTLILWGLQKRNKKSGKGRYKTALNELHQACMQGHPQRARDALLNWSRLQWPDAPILNLTDLTRLSDDALFKKQVQILSQVLYKNKEKTLWRGDELWRSIQQMKKNNGHKKESKGDLPPMNPL; encoded by the coding sequence ATGAAAAAATTAATTATTATTGGTTTTTTTTGTTTTCTCAGTACACTGGTTTATGCAGACGTACACGTACAAGTTAATTCTTCTCAAATAGGCATTGATGACTCACTCCAGTTAACTTTGACGCAAGATAATCTGCAAAATGGGGGCATTCCTGATCTCACCCCTTTACAAAAAGATTTTATAATTCTGGGTACCGAGCGCCGCATGAATTATTCAATCATTAATGGACAAACCCAATCCTCAAGCGAGTGGACGGTAACCCTAAAACCCAAAAAAGAAGGTAAATTAACCATACCGGCAATCAAGATTGGCAGGGAATATACCAACCCAGTACTCATTGATGTAACCCCTGGCTCTGCTTCGCAACAAACATCTGCTACCAATGCTGCCAGTCCGCAGCATAATCAAGGTCTTTATTTAACTACAAAGGTAGATAGAAAAAATCCTTATGTAAACCAGCAAATTATTTATACGGTAACCTTATACAACTCCAAACATCTTTTAGATGCAAGCTACCAAGGGCCTCAGGTAGAAAATGGCTTGATCATTCAATTAGGTGAGAATAAACGCTCGCAAATACAAAAGAATGGTCAAACTTATCTTGTCGAAGAACAAAATTATGCCATTTTTCCTCAAAAAAGCGGGACCTTAAAAATTAAACCCCCTGTATTTACCGCATTGATTTATGATTTTAATCCGGAACGAGTTAAAGCCACAGATAAAGCGATGAATATCAAGGTACAACCCATACCCAAAGAATATTCAGGTAAAATATGGCTTCCGGCAAAAGGAGTTAAATTATTCGAAGAATATGAAAATTCGGAGCCCACGATCACGCAAGGCAATACCTTAATTCGTAATGTAATTATTGAAGGTGTAGGTATCCCAGCGCAACTTTTACCGACGCTCAACTTGGGTGAAACAGATGGGGTGAGTGTTTATCCGGAAAAAGGAAAAGATAAAAATCGGGTTACCCAGGGTGAGTTAATTGGTCGGACGCAGATTAAAGTCACTTACTTGTTTAATAAAGCTGGAAAAATAACGATTCCAGAACTAAAGCTCCCTTGGTTTAATACGGAAACAGGAAAAGAAGAAATAGCCACATTGCCTGCAAAAACGCTTGAAGTAATTGCCTCGAGCACAGGCCCTGCAGCGAATACAAATCAATCTGCAGTAGTTAAAAATCAAGAAACCCTTCTACCCAAAGAGATCACCGCTGAACCGGCCTCTTCAACTCAATTCAATTGGGGTTGGTTAGTTGCTGCACTATTTGCTTTCACCTGGCTGCTTACCTTAATCTTATGGGGATTACAAAAACGTAATAAAAAATCCGGGAAAGGTCGATACAAAACTGCGTTAAATGAGCTCCATCAAGCCTGCATGCAAGGACATCCCCAACGGGCACGTGATGCATTATTAAACTGGTCGCGCTTGCAATGGCCAGATGCCCCTATATTAAATCTAACGGATTTAACGCGCCTTAGCGATGATGCCCTGTTTAAAAAACAGGTACAGATTCTCTCGCAAGTTTTATATAAAAACAAAGAAAAAACTTTATGGCGAGGAGATGAATTATGGCGCAGTATTCAGCAAATGAAAAAAAATAATGGGCATAAAAAAGAGAGCAAAGGCGATTTACCGCCTATGAACCCGTTATAA
- the coxB gene encoding cytochrome c oxidase subunit II, with protein MLNRLKICRLLTILGAWVASQPLFAAADSWQLNMYEGVTPISKDVYYLHMVCMAVCAIIGIVVFGVMIYSIIHHRKSKGYKAASFHDNPRLEIVWSIIPFLILVGLAIPATRVLIRMDDTRQSELTVKIVGYQWRWQYEYLDQGISFFSTLSTPFAQIENKQKKSEWYLLEVDKPMVLPVNRKIRFLVTSNDVVHSWWVPELGIKRDAIPGFMYEAWATIEKPGTYRGQCAELCGVNHGFMPIVVEAVNQEEFDKWVAAQTKSQDQYTQEEAVAPTKKTMTRDELLAFGKQKYEQFCSPCHRPDGRGIPPMYPALRGSSVATGNPISRHLDVILNGIPGSAMQPYKDQLTDEEIAAIATYERNAWENNTNDVVQAAEVAAQRQKANQQPTMVNKVQAGGLQ; from the coding sequence ATGTTAAACAGGTTAAAGATCTGTAGATTATTAACAATACTTGGTGCTTGGGTTGCAAGCCAACCATTATTCGCTGCTGCGGATTCCTGGCAGTTAAACATGTATGAAGGCGTCACTCCAATCAGTAAGGACGTGTACTACCTGCATATGGTGTGTATGGCGGTTTGCGCAATTATCGGGATCGTTGTATTCGGGGTGATGATCTATTCAATTATCCACCATAGAAAATCCAAAGGATACAAGGCTGCCTCTTTTCATGATAATCCCCGGCTGGAGATAGTCTGGTCTATTATTCCTTTCCTGATTCTGGTAGGGCTGGCAATACCAGCTACCCGTGTCCTGATCCGCATGGATGATACAAGACAATCTGAACTTACGGTAAAGATAGTTGGATACCAATGGCGTTGGCAATATGAATACCTGGATCAGGGTATAAGCTTTTTTAGTACTTTATCTACTCCTTTTGCCCAAATTGAAAACAAACAAAAAAAGAGTGAATGGTATTTATTGGAAGTCGATAAGCCAATGGTTTTGCCAGTAAATAGAAAAATTCGTTTCCTGGTTACTTCCAATGATGTTGTCCATTCTTGGTGGGTGCCTGAACTCGGTATCAAGCGCGATGCGATACCCGGATTTATGTATGAAGCCTGGGCTACGATTGAAAAGCCAGGAACCTATAGAGGTCAATGCGCGGAACTTTGCGGTGTTAATCATGGATTTATGCCTATAGTTGTTGAAGCAGTAAACCAGGAAGAATTTGACAAATGGGTGGCAGCGCAAACCAAATCGCAGGATCAATACACACAGGAAGAGGCGGTTGCCCCAACAAAAAAAACCATGACCCGAGATGAATTACTGGCATTCGGAAAACAAAAATATGAACAATTTTGCTCTCCATGTCACCGACCGGATGGAAGAGGTATTCCGCCAATGTATCCTGCACTCAGAGGCAGTTCTGTGGCAACGGGTAATCCTATTTCCCGCCATCTGGATGTCATCCTAAATGGTATTCCAGGCTCAGCGATGCAACCTTATAAAGATCAGCTTACTGACGAGGAAATTGCTGCTATTGCCACTTATGAGCGTAATGCCTGGGAAAATAATACTAATGATGTAGTTCAAGCTGCGGAAGTTGCTGCACAACGTCAGAAAGCTAATCAACAACCAACCATGGTTAATAAAGTTCAAGCTGGAGGTTTGCAATGA
- the rsmG gene encoding 16S rRNA (guanine(527)-N(7))-methyltransferase RsmG gives MKDSIARIQPQLREGLQQFALNALTDPLSEYLFLLNKWNLAYNLTAIRDLESMIGKHILDSLAILPWLKGNHIIDVGTGAGLPGIPLALARPEFNFVLLDSNGKKTRFLQEVKRQLNLKNVEIVQFRVENYHPTQGFDTVLSRAFSSLQQMVQWTQHLIADDGIWLAMKGRNPDIELNEMQKNCIVKHYTVAGVEGERCCVIIENQPGT, from the coding sequence ATGAAAGATTCTATAGCAAGAATACAACCGCAACTCAGGGAAGGCTTGCAGCAATTTGCATTGAACGCACTTACAGACCCTTTGTCTGAGTATTTATTCTTACTTAATAAGTGGAATTTAGCTTATAATCTCACTGCGATTCGTGATCTTGAGTCTATGATTGGCAAGCATATATTGGATAGCCTGGCTATTTTACCCTGGCTTAAGGGCAATCATATTATAGATGTAGGAACTGGTGCAGGGTTACCCGGAATTCCACTTGCATTGGCCAGACCTGAATTTAATTTCGTTTTGCTGGACTCTAATGGTAAAAAAACGCGTTTCCTACAGGAAGTAAAAAGACAACTCAATTTAAAAAATGTTGAGATTGTACAATTTAGAGTCGAAAACTACCACCCAACCCAAGGTTTTGATACAGTATTAAGTCGAGCTTTTAGTAGCCTGCAACAAATGGTTCAGTGGACGCAACATCTTATTGCCGATGATGGAATTTGGCTGGCAATGAAAGGGCGTAATCCTGATATCGAATTAAATGAAATGCAGAAAAACTGCATAGTGAAGCATTATACTGTCGCAGGGGTTGAAGGCGAGCGCTGTTGCGTCATTATTGAAAATCAACCTGGAACTTAG
- a CDS encoding ParB/RepB/Spo0J family partition protein yields the protein MTVKRSSLGRNLSALLSQSNNILLNERPAAENLKLPVDCLQPGKYQPRGEIEEAPLIELAQSIKKQGLLQPLLVRELSSGLYEIIAGERRWRASQLAGLTEVPVILKQVDDETAMAMALVENLQREDLNAMDQARAMHRLTNEFALTHQQVADLLCKSRTAVSNYLRLLTLSTGVKKLLEHGDLDMGHARALLMLDEDQQIQVAQLVVAKNLSVRETEKLVERVKTGTVKDNHPVSDPAHLYQEQLKTLSQHLQTSIKLKPGKAGKGSLVIHYDSEHSLQAILEQLSHPHQ from the coding sequence ATGACAGTAAAACGTAGTAGTTTAGGACGTAATTTATCCGCTTTATTAAGTCAATCGAATAACATACTTTTAAATGAGCGGCCAGCAGCTGAAAATTTAAAGCTTCCTGTAGATTGTTTGCAACCAGGAAAATATCAGCCGCGCGGAGAGATAGAAGAAGCTCCCTTAATTGAATTGGCACAATCAATAAAAAAACAAGGATTACTTCAGCCCTTGCTCGTTCGGGAACTGAGTAGCGGTCTTTATGAAATTATAGCGGGAGAACGCCGTTGGCGTGCCAGCCAATTAGCCGGGCTTACAGAAGTTCCAGTTATCCTGAAACAGGTTGATGATGAAACAGCGATGGCTATGGCTTTAGTTGAGAACTTGCAGCGCGAAGACCTCAATGCCATGGATCAAGCACGTGCCATGCACAGACTCACTAATGAATTTGCGTTAACCCATCAGCAAGTTGCGGATCTTTTGTGTAAATCCCGGACTGCAGTGAGCAATTATCTGCGTTTATTGACTCTCTCAACCGGTGTAAAAAAGCTTTTGGAACATGGCGATCTTGATATGGGTCATGCACGCGCCTTGTTAATGTTGGATGAAGACCAACAAATTCAGGTAGCGCAGCTGGTTGTTGCCAAAAATTTATCCGTGCGCGAAACGGAAAAATTAGTGGAGCGGGTTAAAACTGGAACAGTAAAAGACAATCATCCTGTTTCCGACCCCGCACATCTCTATCAGGAGCAGTTAAAAACCCTTTCTCAACATTTGCAAACCTCGATTAAACTTAAACCGGGAAAAGCAGGTAAAGGATCATTGGTTATTCACTATGACAGTGAGCATAGTTTACAGGCTATTCTTGAACAGTTGAGCCATCCACATCAATGA
- a CDS encoding cytochrome c oxidase subunit 3: MGAHGTYYVPKPSHWPLIASCGLTTTLVGAASWLHHDWYGPYIFTIGMGIMIFMLFGWFGQVIYENSKGVYDLQVDRSFRWGMCWFIFSEVCFFGAFFGALFYTRLWSVPLLGGEVHPITHFTLWPDFSAVWPVLNNPNNQVFSGAHEAMGAWGLAAVNTLILLTSGVTITWAHWALKLGKQKQLLTGMVLTVALGILFLILQSYEYHEAYTQMNLTLSAGIYGTTFFMLTGFHGLHVTLGTIMLIVITVRCKLGHFTPERHFAFEGVAWYWHFVDVVWLFLFVFVYWL; this comes from the coding sequence ATGGGAGCACATGGTACTTATTATGTCCCTAAGCCAAGCCATTGGCCTTTGATTGCATCATGTGGGCTGACCACTACCCTCGTTGGTGCGGCATCTTGGCTTCATCATGATTGGTATGGGCCCTATATCTTCACCATTGGTATGGGAATTATGATTTTTATGCTGTTTGGCTGGTTTGGCCAGGTCATCTATGAAAACTCGAAAGGAGTCTACGACTTACAAGTTGACCGTTCATTCCGTTGGGGCATGTGTTGGTTTATCTTCTCTGAAGTGTGTTTCTTTGGTGCATTTTTTGGTGCCCTGTTTTATACTCGTTTATGGTCCGTCCCGCTTTTGGGCGGGGAAGTCCATCCAATAACTCACTTTACCTTATGGCCTGATTTTAGCGCTGTTTGGCCGGTGTTGAATAACCCTAACAATCAGGTTTTTTCCGGGGCTCACGAAGCAATGGGAGCCTGGGGATTAGCTGCAGTAAACACGCTTATTTTATTAACCTCAGGGGTTACCATTACTTGGGCGCATTGGGCTTTAAAATTAGGAAAGCAAAAGCAATTACTTACTGGCATGGTTTTAACTGTAGCCTTAGGTATCTTGTTCCTAATCCTGCAAAGTTATGAATATCATGAAGCATATACCCAGATGAATTTAACTTTATCTGCAGGTATTTATGGAACGACATTTTTTATGCTGACTGGATTTCACGGACTGCACGTAACTTTAGGAACGATCATGCTTATCGTTATTACTGTCCGCTGCAAACTGGGTCATTTCACTCCCGAGCGGCATTTCGCCTTTGAAGGCGTTGCATGGTATTGGCACTTTGTAGACGTGGTCTGGTTATTCTTGTTTGTCTTTGTTTACTGGTTATAA
- the mnmG gene encoding tRNA uridine-5-carboxymethylaminomethyl(34) synthesis enzyme MnmG has translation MNLEKIYDVIVVGGGHAGTEAALAAARMGAQTLLLTHNMDLLGQMSCNPAIGGIGKGHLVKEIDALDGAMAKAADRAGIQFRTLNASKGPAVRATRAQADRVLYRQAIREQLQTQENLTLFQQAVDDLIIEGERVTTVVTQMGLKLRARAVVLTVGTFLGGKIHVGMNQYAGGRAGDPPSISLAKSLRDLDLPVGRLKTGTPPRIDRRSLDFSQMTVQPGDTPTPVFSYLGQVGDHPQQVPCHITHTTEATHEIIRNNLHQSPMYAGVIEGVGPRYCPSIEDKIVRFADKLSHQIFVEPEGLTTEEIYPNGISTSLPFEVQVQFVRTIKGFENAHITRPGYAIEYDYFDPRGLTSFLQTKPIPNLFFAGQINGTTGYEEAAAQGIIAGMNAALQVQEKELWCPRRDEAYIGVLIDDLITCGTQEPYRMFTSRAEYRLLLREDNADLRLTAKGRELGLVGEQRWQYFSAKQEAIESTQKLLQNTWVRVGHNEMFKDILFNPMQHDNRASEFLKRPEINYQHLLMLDDLNLPELSAEVSEQIEIQNKYAGYIERQQLDIEKMRKHENTRLPESLDYSEVTGLSHEVIQKLTKIRPATLAQAGRISGVTPAALSLLLVHLKKQRIEV, from the coding sequence ATGAATCTTGAAAAAATATATGATGTTATTGTAGTAGGTGGTGGGCATGCGGGCACAGAAGCTGCTCTGGCTGCTGCAAGAATGGGTGCACAGACATTATTGCTTACTCATAACATGGATTTGCTGGGTCAAATGTCCTGTAACCCGGCCATAGGCGGCATCGGCAAAGGGCATTTGGTCAAAGAAATAGATGCCCTCGATGGAGCTATGGCTAAAGCAGCGGATAGGGCTGGTATTCAATTTCGTACGCTTAATGCCTCCAAGGGACCTGCGGTTCGGGCTACCCGTGCACAGGCGGATCGGGTGCTTTATCGACAAGCCATTAGAGAGCAACTCCAAACCCAAGAAAATTTGACGCTGTTTCAGCAAGCTGTGGACGATTTAATCATCGAAGGTGAGCGCGTAACCACGGTGGTGACCCAAATGGGTCTAAAGTTACGGGCTCGAGCGGTAGTATTGACCGTTGGAACCTTTTTGGGGGGAAAAATTCATGTGGGCATGAATCAATATGCTGGAGGCCGAGCAGGTGATCCCCCTTCGATTTCTTTAGCAAAAAGCTTGCGTGATTTGGACTTACCGGTTGGCCGCTTAAAAACAGGAACGCCGCCGCGAATTGATCGCCGTTCATTAGATTTCAGCCAAATGACGGTTCAACCCGGTGATACGCCCACACCTGTTTTTTCTTATTTAGGCCAGGTCGGTGATCATCCTCAACAAGTACCATGCCATATTACCCATACAACAGAAGCAACCCACGAAATTATTCGTAATAATTTGCATCAATCTCCAATGTACGCAGGGGTAATTGAAGGGGTAGGACCACGTTACTGTCCCTCTATTGAAGATAAAATTGTGCGTTTTGCGGATAAACTATCCCATCAAATCTTTGTAGAGCCTGAAGGATTAACCACCGAAGAAATCTATCCTAATGGTATTTCTACCAGTCTTCCTTTTGAGGTCCAGGTCCAGTTTGTACGTACAATCAAAGGTTTTGAAAATGCCCATATTACGCGTCCAGGTTATGCAATCGAATATGATTACTTCGATCCCCGGGGCTTAACTTCCTTCTTGCAAACCAAACCCATTCCCAACTTATTTTTCGCAGGCCAAATTAATGGCACAACCGGTTATGAAGAAGCTGCTGCACAAGGAATCATTGCCGGGATGAATGCTGCATTGCAAGTTCAGGAAAAAGAACTATGGTGCCCCAGACGTGATGAAGCGTATATTGGTGTATTGATAGATGATCTTATTACCTGCGGTACCCAAGAACCTTACAGAATGTTTACTTCCCGCGCGGAATATCGCCTGCTTTTGAGGGAGGATAATGCAGATTTACGCCTTACTGCTAAAGGCCGGGAATTAGGCCTGGTTGGCGAGCAGCGCTGGCAATATTTTTCTGCGAAACAAGAAGCAATAGAATCCACTCAGAAATTGCTCCAAAACACATGGGTACGGGTAGGACATAATGAAATGTTTAAAGACATTCTGTTTAATCCCATGCAACACGATAATAGAGCATCAGAGTTTCTTAAGCGCCCCGAGATTAATTATCAGCATTTATTAATGCTCGATGATTTAAATTTGCCGGAATTGTCCGCCGAAGTCAGTGAGCAAATAGAAATTCAAAATAAATATGCAGGATATATCGAACGGCAACAGCTTGATATAGAAAAAATGCGTAAACATGAAAATACACGATTACCTGAGTCTCTGGATTATAGCGAAGTTACGGGGTTGTCTCATGAAGTGATTCAAAAATTAACTAAGATAAGACCTGCTACCCTGGCTCAGGCTGGCCGTATTTCAGGAGTGACTCCTGCGGCCTTGTCTCTTCTTTTAGTTCATTTAAAAAAACAGCGAATTGAGGTATGA
- a CDS encoding cytochrome c oxidase assembly protein translates to MKNQKGHHKLIAVLAGLVLGMFAFGFALVPIYNSLCKTLGINGKTNPEAVAYDVTKAKVDKDREITVEFVATNNSGVPWAFYPKTRKIKVHPGEIAKLAFYAENKTDHQMTVQAIPSVTPGIAAKYLKKTECFCFTRQTLNGHEAMNMPLLFHLDTDLPEKVNTVTLSYTLFDVTDKG, encoded by the coding sequence ATGAAAAATCAAAAAGGGCATCATAAGTTAATTGCTGTTTTAGCCGGTCTCGTACTGGGAATGTTTGCCTTCGGTTTTGCCTTAGTACCAATTTATAACAGTTTGTGTAAGACTCTGGGAATTAATGGTAAAACCAATCCTGAGGCTGTTGCTTATGATGTAACCAAAGCTAAAGTTGACAAAGACAGAGAAATAACTGTCGAGTTTGTTGCTACAAACAACAGTGGTGTACCTTGGGCGTTTTATCCTAAAACCCGGAAAATCAAGGTGCATCCTGGAGAAATAGCAAAGCTTGCGTTTTATGCGGAAAATAAGACGGATCATCAGATGACTGTGCAAGCGATACCCAGCGTCACTCCTGGTATTGCTGCCAAGTATTTGAAAAAAACCGAATGTTTTTGCTTTACCCGGCAAACATTAAACGGACATGAGGCAATGAATATGCCTTTATTATTTCACTTGGATACTGATTTACCTGAGAAAGTAAATACAGTGACCTTGTCTTATACTTTATTTGATGTAACTGATAAAGGTTAA
- a CDS encoding Cys-every-fifth RiPP peptide CefA, giving the protein MELHSYFGRYFLCFADLCFADLCFSDLCFVALCFVALCFVALCFADLCFVDLCFVDLCFVD; this is encoded by the coding sequence ATTGAGCTTCACTCATATTTTGGTCGTTATTTTCTTTGTTTTGCTGATCTTTGTTTTGCTGATCTTTGTTTTTCTGATCTTTGTTTTGTTGCTCTTTGTTTTGTTGCTCTTTGTTTTGTTGCTCTTTGTTTTGCTGATCTTTGTTTTGTTGATCTCTGTTTTGTTGATCTCTGTTTTGTTGAT